One Nitrospinota bacterium genomic window, CCTCGTCGTACAGCAGCGATTTTATCTCCAGCACCAGCTCGATGTCCTGCCGGCTGTAGAGGCGGCGGCCGCTCTGGCTTTTGCGCGGGGTCAGTTCGGGGAACTCGGTCTCCCAGTAGCGCAGCACATGGGTTTCGATGCCGGCGATGGCGGCGACATCGCTTATCTTGTGGAACATTTTGTCGGGCAGGTTGGGCAACGCCAGTTGCGGGCTTTTCCCCTCGGCGGCTTCACTCATCGATCACACCCTCAATGCCGTTGGTTTTCATTTCCCCTATCGCCCGCTTGGCCGCTTCGGCTGTTTCAAACGGGGCGGAGACAACCTTAAATACTTCCCGGTCTTTGCGCTCTTCCACAATCTCCGTTCGGACACTGGCGGCCCTGAAATGTTTTTCCGCCACCAATGCGCGGTCTTTCAACCAAATGGGGCCTACAATTAGATATTTTCCGTCAACTTCGGCCATTGGCGCAACATTTAATTTTTCCCCGGCGGTTTTCAGCTCTTTCCAGGCGGCGGCGTCATTGGCCGGGCCAGCCTTGACCGTAAAGGCGGACATCGGGCGCAACGCCGTCTCGGCGGCGGCGATCACCCCTTTTTTCGCCAGCGATTGCGCATGGCGTTCGGCGTTTTCGCGCAGGAGAAAAATGCCGAAACGGATGCGCCACCGGGGCGCGGCTGGCGGGGATTCCGCCTGCTTGAGCGCGGCGGCATCCGCCGTTTGCGCCGCCGCGGGCGTTTCCCGCCGCACTGGCACATCGATAACCGGAGCGGCATTTGCCGTTACCGCCTCTTCCCGCAAGATGCGCGGCGGAGGGGCGATGGAAACCGGCGCGGCGCGCCGCGCGGGAGGGGGTTCCGGGAGATTGAGATACAGCATGGCGGCGCCCCCCAGCAGGAGCATGAGCAGCGCGAGCCGCAGCGGCGCGGCCATGCTCTTTCCGGGCCGCCCCCACTCTTCTTGCGGCATGAAGCGGATGCCGGTGCCGGGCCGCAAAAGATTGAACTCTTTTGAATACGTTTTTTTGGGAGGGGTGTGGCGGGAAGGATTTGGCTTTTTCACCATGTCTTCATTTTATGTCAAACCAAAATAAAAATGGTGGGCGAAACAGGGCTCGGCCACTGTCGCGGCCGCATCACGCTCCCGCTCCATCGGCCCCCGCCCGCCGCTATCCGGGCGTCCATGCCCGGATGCGCTCCGCCCTGCTCGCGCCGCGGCGCGCGTTTCGAGCCACACGGCGGCATTGCCAAGCCAATGTCGTCATTTTACGTCAAGCCAAAATAAAAATGGTGGGCGAAACAGGGCTCGAACCTGTGACATCCAGCTTGTAAGGCTGGCGCTCTACCAACTGAGCTATTCGCCCGTGCGGTGTTGGATTATAGCACCGGTTTCTTCAAAACGGAGAACTACGGTGAAAATTGCGGGATGGGCGCGTGGGCGCTCACTCGGCCGGGAAAAACCGTTCCACCGGGTCGGACCATGTTGTAAGGAAAAATCCGCCCGGCGCGGGACGGAGCACGATCTCCCCCACAAGATCGGTGCGGAACACCGCGGCGTTTTGGGCCGCCAGCGTTTCGAGCGTGGCGCGCGCCGGAAAGCGGTAGTGGTTCATCACCCCCGCGCTGATCACCGCCAGCTTTGGCGCCACCGCCGCGGTGAATTCCGGCGTGGTGGAGCTGCGGCTGCCGTGGTGCGCCACATGCAAAAGACCGGCGTTCACCGGCGCGCGGCGCGCAAGCAGCTCGCGCTCCACCGGCTTTTCGGCGTCGCCGGGAAGGAGCAGCCGTTTTCCTTCCATCGCCGCCATCAGCACCAGCGAGCGGTTGTTGTCCTTGCGCTCCGTCACCGCCGCGAAAAACTCCGGCGTGGGGGAGAGCACGTCGATGCTTCCGCCGCCGAAGGCGAGGCGGTTCCCCGCCACGAGCCGCCCCACGCGCGTTCCGCGCTCCGCCGCCGCGGCGCGCAGCGCGGGGAGCATCTTCTCGTCGCCGCCGTTGTCGTAATAGGCCGCCACGGGAAAGCGGCGGATCAGGGCGAAGAGGCCCCCCACATGATCCATATCGCCGTGCGTGGCGATCAC contains:
- a CDS encoding MerR family transcriptional regulator, translated to MSEAAEGKSPQLALPNLPDKMFHKISDVAAIAGIETHVLRYWETEFPELTPRKSQSGRRLYSRQDIELVLEIKSLLYDEGFSIAGAKKRLQKRKKTASERDAIIEAVRQTKKGLADILSILNGG